A window of Thermus filiformis genomic DNA:
CCACCTCCGCGTGGCCCAGGCTCCCGTCCGAAAGCTCGGCGGTGAGGAGGAAGTGGTCCAGCTCGGCGAGCTCAGAGGCACGCCCCCAGCGGAGGGGGGCCCGCAGGGGCAGGCGGTAGGGTCTGGCCCGGAGGTCCTTGAGGGTCGCCATGCCTACAGTTTAAGGAAGCGCCGGACCGCCTCCACCTCCTCCTCGAGGGAGAGGACCTCGGTGTCCAGGACCAGGGCCCGGGGATGGCCCGAAAGAAGGCGCAAGGGGCCTTCGGGGTCGTAGTTCCGCTTCTCCTCGGCCACGATCTTGAGCTTGGCCAGGACCTCCTCGAGGGGGGCGAGGCCCAGAGCCTCCTCCAGCTCCTTCTGGGAAAGGACCCCCTCGGCCAGGCGCCTAAGCTCCAAAAGCTCCTCCTCCCTCAGGGCCACCCGGTCAAAGGCGTCCCGGCGGCCGAGGAGGCGCCTAAGCCGGGTGGCCTCCCGGGCCTGGAGGGCCACGAAGCGCGCCCGGGGGAGGTGGGCCAGGGCGTAGGCCACCTCCGCCTCGCCCCTCAGGCCGTCAAAGAGGAGGAGGGGCCTAGGCTCGGCGTACCCCCGGGCCAGGACCTCGGCCACCCCGCCGGGGAACTCCTCGCGGAAGCGGCGGGTGAGGCGGAACCGCTCCTCCCGGGGCAAGGGGGGCCTCGCCCCGTAGCGAGGGAGGACGTACTGGTCCACCAGGGCCCTCCGGTCGGGGAGAAGGGGCAGGCCCAGGGCCTGGACCAGGGTGCTCTTCCCCACCCCGGTGAGGCCCACCAGGACGACCAGCTCCAGTTCCTGGACCGGGACGAGGCCCGGGGCTTCCTCCAGGGAGAAGGCCACCATACGCCGGATTCTACGGTATCATCTAGGGCATGCGGAGGACCTTCGCCCTTTTCCTCCTCCTGGGCCTGGCCCTGGCCCAGGGACCGGCCTACCCGGAGAACACCCTCGGCCTGGCCTACGCCCCGGACGGGGGCCGCCTCTTCCTGCAGGGGAGCGCCCTCCTCCCCTTCAGCCCCCTGGGGATAGACACGGGCCTCGAGGCCCAGCTCCTCCTCTCCTCCTCTCCCGAGGCCTACGCCCTTTTCAAGGCCAACCTCCTCCCCGGCCTGGTCCTGATGGACCTCTACACCTCCTTGGGCCTGGGGCTGGACCTGCGCTACCCCCTGGGCCTCCACCTGGGTCCATTGGTCTCCCTCGAGCTTCCCGGAAGCGCCCTCTGGCTCTACGGCGGGGCGGGCTACCAGGCGGGGCTCCACCTGGCCTGGGGGGCGGGGTTCCGGGTCTACCTGGACCCCGTGGCCCTGGAGGTGAGCGCCACCGACCGCTACCCCTTCGCCCTTAGCCTCCTCTACCTGTGGTGAAGCGGGACCTCCTCCCCTACCTGGCCTTCTCCGCCCCCGCCTTGGGGGTTTTGGCCCTCTTCGTCCTCTACCCCTTTTTGGATGTGGTGCGGTTTTCCACCTGGGACTGGTCCGGCCTCTCCGAGCCCAAGCCCGTGGGCCTGGAGAACTACCGCCGCCTCCTGAGCGACCCAGCCTTCTACCAAAGCCTCTGGGTCACCCTCAAGTTTCTGCTCCTGGCCCTGCCCGCCTTCGTCCTCCTCTCCCTGGCCCTGGCCGTGGCCCTGGAGGGGGCGGTCTACGAGCGCTTCGTCAAGGCCCTCCTCTTCCTGCCCGGCCTGGTGACCCTGGGCGGGGCCACCCTCTCCTGGTACACCCTCTTCACCCCCGAGTACGGGGCCCTGGCCCAGCTTTTGCCCATCCCCCCCTGGGACCGGGAGGGGTTCTGGGCCCTGGTCATGGTCGTGGCCTTCACCCTCTGGCGGCACCTGGGCTACGGGGTCCTGGTGGCCTCGGCCCGGCTCAAGGCCATCCCCAAGGCCCTCCTCGAGGCGGCCTACGTGGACGGCGCCACCTCCTGGCAGGCCTTCCGCCACGTCACTTTGCCCCTGCTGCGGCCCGCCTTGGCCTTCCTCACCGTGGTGGGGACGATCCTGGCCTTCCAGTCCTACTCTGCCGTCTTCCTTCTCACCCGGGGCGGCCCCTACGGGGAGACCCGGGTCCTGGGCTACTACCTGTACGAGGCGGGGTTTGAGAACTTCCGCCTGGGCTACGCTGCGGCCCTGACCCTGGTCATCCTGGTCCTCACCTTCCTCTTCGCCTACGCCCAGCTGAGGCTCCTCAAGGAGGCGGAATGAGGCACTTCTTCGTCTTCCTGGTGGTCCTCTTCGTGGCCCTCCCCTTCCTCTGGATGGCCTACGCGGCCTTCATGCCGCCGGAGGCGGTCTACTCGGGAGAGGTCTTCTCCCAGGTGGGCCTCACCCTGGAGAACGTGAAGCGGCTTCAGAAGGAAGGGTTCTGGGACCGGCTCCTCTTCTCCTTGGGCCTGACGGGGAGCGTGGTCCTCCTCCAGCTCCTCTTCGGCCTCATGGCGGCCTACGCCCTCAGGGGGGGGCTCCGGCTCCTCCCCTTCTACCTGGTCCTGATGGCCGTCCCCGCCGAGCTCCTCCTGGTGCCCCTCTACGGCCTTCTGAAGGGCCTCCGCCTCCTGGACCACCCTTTGGCCTTGGTCCTGCCCTTCGCGGTGAGCCCCTTCGTCGTCTACCTCCTCTACCAGGCCCTAAAGGCGGTGCCCGAGGAGCTTCTGGAGGCGGCCCGGCTGGACGGGGCCGGCCACCGGGTCCTCCTCTTCCGGGTCCTGCTGCCCCTAATCCGGCCCAGCCTGGTGGCGGCGGGGGTCCTCTCCTTCGCCGCCCACTGGAACCTGGTCCTCTACCCCCGGGTCATGGTCTCCGACCCCCGGTTCTGGACGATCCAGACCTGGCTCACCGACCTGCAGCGCAAGTACCCCGTGGACTGGGGCCTCCTCTCCGCCGCCGCCCTGATGAGCATCCTGCCCCTGGCCCTCCTCTACCTCCTGTTTGAGCGGAGCATCGTCTCCACCTTTGAGGAAGGGCTCAAGGGGTAGAGTCTGCTATGCTTAGGGGTAAGGAGGTGAAGGATGCGGAGCCTGGGGGTCTGGCTTCTGGCCCTGCTCCTGGCCGGGTGCGTGCCCATCGCGGTGCTCCGGGACCCGGAACCGGTCTTGGGGCGGGAGATGGCCTTCGGCCTGAGCGCGGTGGGGGCGGAAGGGGGCGCCTTCCTCGTGCCCTACGCCGCCTACGCCCAGGGGGACGGCCGGACGGAGTACAACTTCTCCCTGCAGATGGGCCTGCGGGCGGGCGTAAAGCAGGCCCTCCTTCCGGGGGTCTCCTTGGACGCGGGCCTCACCCTGCCTCCCCTCCTCGGGACTGACGGGGTGCCCCTGGCCGCGGACACGGGGCTCCTCCTCGGCCTGGGAGGCCTCTACCTTTCCCCCCGGGTCCACTGGGTGGGGTTCGTGTCCCAGGAGCTGGGCGTCTCCGGCCTCCTCTACCAGGCCACGCTGGGCTACCGGGGAGAGGGGTTCCGGATGGAGGTAGGGGTCCTGATCAACGAGGCGGGTAACGCGCTTTTCAGCGTCTCCGGCGCCGTGCGCTTCTAGGGGTAGGGCTTGCCATGTAAGGAGGTGATAAGAAACCCCCCTGGAGCGTTCCGCTCAGGGCAAGCAAAAGCTCATCAGAGATATCCGCTTCGGACGGTAGAGCCTTGGGTGTGGACCACCAAAACAGGAATGGATCAAGCCGGTTTCTTATGAGGGATGCGGACTTGGGTCTTTCTCCTTTCCCTCCTGCTTGCGGGGTGCTTCCCCGCGGCGGTGCTCCGGAGCCCCGAGCCGGTGCGGGGGGCCGAGCTCAGCCTGGGGGGGAGCCTTATTTGGGTCACCCTCCCCTCCAACTACTCTTTTTTATGGGCCCTACCCTACCTGGGGTACGCCTGGGGGGACGGGAGTACGGAGTTCAACCTCTCGGTGCAAATGGGCCCCCGCTTCGGGGTCAAGCAGGCCCTGGCCCCCGGCCTCTCCTTGGACGCGGGCCTGACCCTGGCCCGCACCCCGGTTCCTAGTGTGAGCGGCCCCATCCTGGACGTGGGCCTCCTGGCGGGCGTGGGGGAGCTCTACGTCTCCCCCCGGGTGCACGTGTGGTTCACGGATGAGGGGTACACCCTCGGCTTTTACCAGGCCACGCTGGGCTACCGGGAAGGCGGGTTTTCCCTGGAAGGGGGGGTGCTCCTAGGAGGGAATGGCCTGTTGCAACTTAACCTCTCCGGGGCTCTGCACTTCGGCCTTTAGCCCTTTCCCGGGGTGGCTCGGCCCTTGGGGGAGGTTCTCGCGAAGCGCGCCCGCAGGGCCTCGAGCCTCTCCCGCACCCGCTCCTCCCACCCCTCCCCCGTGGCCTGGAAGAGGGTGAGGAGCATCGTCTCCACCTTTGAGGAGGGGCTCAAGGGATAGAGTCTGCTATACTCAGGGGTAAGGAGGTGAAGGATGCGGAGCCTGGGGGTCTGGCTTCTGGCCCTGCTCCTGGCCGGGTGCGTGCCCATCGCGGTGCTTCGGGACCCGGAGCCGGTCTTGGGGCGGGAGATGACCTTCGGCCTGAGCGCGCTGATGTCGGAAGGGGGCGCCTTCCTCGTGCCCTACGCCGCCTACGCCCAGGGGGACGGCCGGACGGAGTACAACTTCTCCCTGCAGATGGGCCTGCGGGCGGGCGTAAAGCAGGCCCTCCTTCCGGGGGTCTCCCTGGACGCGGGCCTCACCCTGCCTCCCCTCCTCGGAGCTGACGGGGTGCCCCTGGCCGCGGACGCGGGGCTCCTCCTCGGCCTGGGGGACCTCTACCTTTCCCCCCGGGTCCACTGGGTGGGGTTCGTGTCCCAGGAGCTGGGCGTCTCCGGCCTCCTCTACCAGGCCACGCTGGGCTACCGGGGAGAGGGGTTCCGGATGGAGGTAGGGGTCTTGGCCAATGGGGAGGGTGGCGCGCTTTTCAGCGTCTCCGGCGCCGTGCGCTTCTAGGGGTAGAGCTTGCCATGTAAGGAGGTGAAGATTGCGGATTCTGGTCTTTCTCCTTTCCCTCCTGCTTGCGGGGTGCTTCCCCGCGGCAGTGCTCCGGAGCCCCGAGCCGGTGCGGGGGGCCGAGCTCAGCCTGGGGGGGAGCCTCTTCCCGGCCCCCGCCTCCAGCCGCTACCCCGTGTGGGGCCTGCCCTACCTGGGGTACGCCTGGGGGGACGGGAGCACGGAGTTCAACCTCTCGGCGCAAATAGGCCCCCGCTTCGGGGTCAAGCAGGCCCTGGCCCCCGGCTTCTCCTTGGACGCGGGCCTGACCCTGATCCTCTCCCCGAGGCCCAGCGTGGACGCCCTCATCCTGGACGTGGGCCTCCTGGCGGGCGCAGGAGGCCTCTACGTCTCCCCCCGGGTGCACGCGGGGATCACGACCGGGGGAAGCCCCGTCGGCTTCTACCAGGCCACGCTGGGCTACCGGGGAGGCGGGTTTTCCCTGGAAGGGGGGGTGCTCCTGGGAGGGGGTGGCCCGGTCCAGTTCAACCTCTCCGGGGCCCTGCACCTCGGCCTTTAGCCCTTTCCCGGGCTGGCTCGGCCCTTGGGGGAGGTTCTTGCGAAGCGCGCCCGCAGGGCCTTTAGCCTCTCCTGCACCCGCTCCTCCCACCCTTCCCCCGTGGCCTCAAAGAGGGTGAGGCCCTCGAGGCCCTCTGGCAGGTACCGCTGGGCGAAGCTCCCCTCCTTGTCCTGGTGGTAGTAGGCGTACCCCTCCCCGTGGCCCAGGGCCTTCATCAGCGGGGTGGGGGCGTTCCTTAGGTTCAGGGGGACGGGGGCCTCGGGGTGGGCCCTGGCCGCCTCCTGGGCCCTCTGCCAGGCCGTGTAGAGGCTATTGGACTTGGGGGCGAGGGCCAGGTAGACCGCCGCCTCCACCAAGGCCAGCTCCCCTTCCGGGCTTCCCAGGGCCTCGTAGGCCTCCCTGGCCGCCACCGCCAGGCGCAGGGCCAGGGGGTCGGCCAGACCCACGTCCTCCAGGGCGATGCGGATGAGGCGGCGGGCCACGTAGAGGGGGTCGGCCCCGCCCTCCAGAAGGCGGGCCAGGTAGTAGAGGGCGGCGTCCACGTGGCTTCCCCGGATGGACTTGTGCAGGGCGGAGACCAGGTCGTAAAACGCGTCCCCGAGGCGGTCCATCCCGGTGGGGGTGGAGCCGAGGGCCAAGCGGACGGTCTCCAGGGAGAGGCGGGGGGAGAGGCGGGCCGCGAGCTCGAGGGCGTTCAGGGCCCGGCGCGCATCCCCCTGGGCGGCCTGGGCCAAAAGGCGCAGGGCCTCCTCGTCCCACCCCTCCAGGCCCAGAAGGCCCAGCCCGCGGCGAAGCAGGGTCAGGACCTCCTCCTCGGAAAGGGGGTAAAGGGGGAAGAAGCGGAGCCGGGAGCGCAGGGCGGGGACCAGGGCGAAGGAGGGGTTCTCCGTGGTGGCCCCCACCAGGACCAGGAGGCCGGACTCGAGGTGGGGCAAAAGGGCGTCCTGCTGGGCCTTGTTAAAGCGGTGGATCTCGTCCAGGAGGAGGACCGCCCGGCCAGCCTTCCGGGCCATCTCCACCGCCTTCCGCACCTCGGCCACCCCCGCCTCCACCGCGGAGAGCCGGAAGAGGGGCAGGCCCGCCCCCTGGGCCAGGAGGTGGGCCAAGGTGGTCTTCCCCGTCCCCGGGGGGCCGAAGAGGACCATGGAGGAGAGGACCCTCTCCTCCAGCATCCGCCTTAAGGGGCGGCCCTCCCCCACCAGGTGGGCCTGCCCCACGAACTCCTCCAGGCTCCGGGGCCGGAGCCGTTCCGCCAGGGGTGCTGCGGCCTCCACTTTCCCATGGTAAACTCTGGCCCAGATGCTCGGCTTCTTCCTCCTGCCCTGGGGCCTCCTCCTTCTGGGGCTCTTCCCCCTGTACCGGGAGGTCCGCCTGGGGTGCCCCGGCTGCGTCCAGGCCGAGGTCTACCCGGGGCTTCTTTTGCTCCTAGAAGCCGTGCTCCTCGCCGGGGCAGGAAGCCTTTTCACCCGCCTCCCCCTGGGGCCCAGGACCCGCAACCTCCTGGTCCTGGGCCTCGGCCTCCTGGCCCTGGACCGGGGGTACGAGAGCGCCCTCCTCCTCTCCGGGACCCCCCTGCCCCCCCTGGCGCCCCTGGCGGGGATCCTGGGGGTAGGGGCCTTCGTCCTGGCCTTCCTCCAAGCCACGGGGCCGGAGGCCCCCCTCCTTCCTCCTTTGCCCGGCTACACCCTCCCCTCCGGCCTGATGGGGAAGGAGGCCCTATGGGCCCTGGAAGGAAGCCTGGAGGGCCTGGCCCGGAGGCGGCCCCTCTACCTCCTCTACCTGGCCACCGAGGCCCCCCCGGAGGCGTTGGCGGGGCTTTTGAGACGGGGGGACCTGGCCTTTGACCTGGGGCAAGGGGAGTACCTGGTCCTGCTCCAGCGGGCGAGGCCTGAGGAGGCGATGGGGCTCCTGAAGCGGCTCCAAGCCCAGCTTCCCCTCCGGGCCCACGCCATGGAGCGCTGGCAGAAGGGGCGGCTGAAGGGCCTCCTGCAGAAGCTCCAGGCGGAGATCCTGCTCCGCACTTCCCAGTAGGGGGCCTCTGGTGTAGCCCGCTTGTGCCCTACACCGCAAAGGGGTGTAGGGCCTCGCCCTTTAGCCCCGGCCGCCCGGCCGCCCGGGGGGCTACCCTGGGGGCATGGAACAGGGGAAAGCCATCAGCCAAGCCTGGCAGGAGGCCATGGAAACCTACGGGGAGAAGGAAGAGGAGTAAAGGCGTCCGGGAAGGAGGGGGGCAGGCCCCCCTCCTTGACGTTTTGGCCGCGGCGGACCCGCACCTGGCCTTTGCCAGGGTGGGGCGGTCTACACCCCCAGCTTCTCGGAGCGCTTCCTCTGTGAGGGGTCCAGGACCCGCTTGCGCAGGCGCAGGCTTTTCGGGGTGACCTCCAGGAGCTCGTCGGGGGCCAGGAACTCCAGGGCCTCCTCGAGGCCCAGCCTGCGGGGCGGGACCAGGCGGATGTTCTCGTCCGAGCCCGCGGCCCGGACGTTGGTGAGCTTCTTGTTGATGCAGACGTTCACGTCCAGGTCGTTCTCCCGGACGTGCTCCCCCACGATCATGCCCACGTAGACCTCCGTCCCCGGCTCTATGAAGAACTGGATGCGCTCCTGGAGCCGGAAGAGGCTGTAGGCGTAGGCCACCCCCGCCTCCATGGCCACCGCGCTCCCCGTGCGCCGGGTCTCCAGGGGGCCCAGGTAGGGGCCGTAGCCGTGGAAGGTGTGGCTCATCACCCCCTCCCCGGCGGTGAGGGAGAGGAACTGGCTCCGGAAGCCGAAAAGCGCCCGGGCCGGCAGGACGAAGTCGGCCCGGACCCGGCCCTCCCCCTGCTCCATGTGCTGCATCTGGGCCTTCCGGCTTCCCAAAGCCTCCATCACCGGGCCGAAGCGGCTTTCCGGCACGTCCACCACCAGGTACTCGTAGGGCTCGAGCCCCTCCTTGAGCAAGACCCGGGGCTGGCCCACGCTAAACTCGTACCCCTCCCGCCTGAGGGTCTCCAGGAGGACGGCGAGGTGGAGCTCCCCCCGACCCTGGAGCTCAAAGGTGTCCGGGGCGGTCTCCACCACCCGCAGGGCCACGTTGGTCTGGAGCTCCTTGAGAAGCCGCTCCTTGAGCTGGCGGCTGGTCACGTACCGCCCCTCCCGGCCCGCGAAGGGGCTGGTGTTGGGGGTGAGGGTGAGGGCCACGGTGGGCTCGTCCACCTCCAGGCGGGGGAGGGCCTCCGGGGCCTCCAAAGCGGCCAGGGTGTCGCCGATCTCCACCCCCTCCATCCCCGCCAGGGCCACGATGTCCCCGGCCACGGCCTCCTCCACCTCGAGGCGGCCCAGGCCGTGGTGGGTGAAGAGGGCCACCACCTTGGCCTCCCGGAGGCCCTCCCGGGCCAGGACCGCCACCTTTTCCCCCTTCCGCACCCGCCCCCGGTGGATGCGGCCGAGGGCGATGCGGCCCAGGTAGGGGGAGTGGTCCAGGTTGGCCACCCGGAGCTGGAAGGGGCCCTCCTCCACCCTGGGCGGGGGGATGTGGGCCAGGATGGCCTCAAAGAGCTCCGATAGGTCGGGCCGGGGCTCCTCCCGCCAGGCCCGCCCCTCCCGGCCGATGGCGTAGAGGTAGGGAAAGTCCAGCTGCTCCTCCGAGGCCCCGAGCTCCACCATCAGGTCAAAGGTGAGGGACAGGACCTCGTCGGGCCGGGCCTCCTTCTTGTCCACCTTGTTTATCACCACCAGGGGCTTCAGCCCCGCCTCCAGGGCCTTGCGCAGGACGAACCGTGTCTGGGGCATGGGCCCCTCCGCCGCGTCCACCAGGAGCAGGACCCCGTCCACCATGGAAAGGGCCCGCTCCACCTCCCCGCCGAAGTCCGCGTGGCCCGGCGTGTCCACGATGTTGATCTTGGTCCCCCGCCAGTACAAGGCGGTGTTCTTGGCCAGGATGGTGATGCCCCGCTCCCGCTCGAGGTCAAAGGAGTCCAGAAGCCGCTCCCCCTCCTCCCCCCGCTCCAGGGCCCCCGACTGGCGGAGCATTGCGTCCACCAGGGTGGTCTTGCCGTGGTCCACGTGGGCTATGATCGCTATGTTTCTAAACTCCATGGGCACTCCCAATCCCCCCACTTTAGCACGCCGGGCGTAGGATAGAGGCATGGTGGTCGCCACCTTCTCCCTGGTGGCCCGGGACCCGGACACGGGGGACCTGGGCGTGGCCGTGGCCAGCAAGTTCCTGGCGGTGGGGGCGGTGGTGCCCCACGCGGAGGCGGGCGTGGGGGCCATCGCCACCCAGTCCTACGCCAACCCCCGCTTCGGCCCCCAGGGCCTGGCCCTCCTGCGGCAGGGGGCCTCCCCGGAAGGGGTCCTGGAGGCTTTCCGCCGCACCGATCCTGGGCTGGAAAAGCGCCAGTTCGGCCTGGTGACCGCCCGGGGAGAGGCCCTCACCTTCACCGGCCAAGACTGCCACCCCTGGGCGGGCGGGGTGGCGGGGGAGGGGTTCGCCGCCCAGGGCAACCTCCTGGCGGGCCCCGAGGTGGTGGAGGCCATGGCCCAGACCTTCCAGGCCTCCCGGGCCCCCTTCCCCGAGCGGCTCCTCCTGGCCCTGGAGGCGGGGGAGAAGGCCGGGGGGGACCGGCGGGGCCGGCAGTCGGCGGCGCTCCTGGTGGTGGGCGAGGGCAAGGGGTACGGGGGGCTTTGGGACCGGTACGTGGACCTTCGGGTGGACGACCACCCGGAGCCGATCCCCGAGCTCTTCCGCCTCCTCTCCCTCCACCGCCTCCTCTTCGGCCGGGGGCGGCCCAGACCGCTTAAGGAAGGGGAGATCCGCTGGATCCAGGCCCTTTTGCAGCGGGAGGAGGGGTACGAGGGCGGGGTCACGGGCCGCTGGGACGAGGCCACGGAGGCAGCCTTCCTCCGGCTCATCGGCCGGGAGAACCTGGAGGAGCGCTACGGGGGAGGGAGCCTCCTGGACGAGGAGGTCCTGGACTACCTGAAGGAGCGGTTCGGATGGTCGTCCTAGGCGCGGGCGGCGTGGTCTTCAACCCCCAGGGGGAGGTCCTCCTCCTGCGGGACCGGATGGGGTTCTGGGTCTTCCCCAAGGGGCACCTCGAGGCGGGCGAGACCCCCGAGGAGGCGGCGGTGCGGGAGGTCCTGGAGGAGACGGGCATCCGGGCCCGGGTCATCTCCCCCCTGCCCTCCACCGCCTACGTCAACCCCAAGGGGGTGCGGCGGGAGGTGGTCTGGTTCCTGATGGAGGGGGAGGGGACGCCCCGCCTCGAGGCGGGCATGACCGGCGCGGGCTTCTTCCCGGTGGAGGAGGCCCGGAGGCTTTTGGCCTTTCCCGAGGACCTCGGGCTTCTGGAGGCGGCCCTTGCTCTACGCCCTTGAGGACAAGACCCCCCAGGTCCACCCCAGCGCCTTCGTGGCGGAAAGCGCGGTGGTGGTGGGGGACGTGGTCATCGGGGAGGGGGCCTCGGTCTGGTTCCAGGCGGTGCTCCGGGGGGACCTGGAGCGGGTGGTGGTGGGCCCGGGGAGCAACGTCCAAGACGGGGCCGTCCTACACGCCGACCCCGGCTTCCCCTGCCTCCTCGGCCCCTCGGTCACCGTGGGCCACCGGGCGGTGGTCCACGGGGCGGTGGTGGAGGAGGGGGCCTTGGTGGGCATCGGGGCGGTGGTGCTGAACGGGGCCCGGATCGGGCGGAACGCGGTGGTGGGGGCGGGGGCGGTGGTCCCGCCGGGGGTGGTGATCCCCGAGGGGATGCTGGCCCTGGGGGTGCCCGCCCGGCCCGTCCGCCCTACCGACCCCCCCACAAACGCCCCCCGGTACCAGGCCCTGGCCCAGCGGTACCGGCAGGGGCTCAGACCCTGGGGAAGGCCGGTGCGGCTCCGGCTCACCCTGCGGGGGGAGGACGCCTTGAACCCCTTCAGCGACCTCCACCTCCGCCTCAAGCGGGAAGCGCCGGAGGCCCTCCTCCTCCTGCGGCGGATCGCCTCGAGCCAGGTGGGGCTTCTGGACCCGGAGGACCGGCTCGTCCGGCGGCTTCTGAGGGAGGGCCTCCTGGCGGAGGACTAATCCCACCCCGTCCCAGCTTGCGCTGGGACGGGGGCCCCGGTAAACCCCCCATCCTGGCTGGGGCCGTGTGTGCGAAAACGGGAAAAAAAGAGTATAAGGTACAAACCCTTTCGCGAAAGCGGGGCAAGATGGAACGCAAGATGGTGAAACTGGAAGACACGGGACTGACCTTTGAGACCGAGGTGGACCTCGAGCGCCTGAAGGGCCTGGCCCTGGGCTGGCTCGAGGCCATAGGCGAGGACCCAGCCCGGGAGGGCCTCCGGAAGACCCCGGAGCGGGTGGCCAAGGCCTGGGCCTTCCTCACCCGGGGGTACCGGCAGAACCTGAAGGAGATCGTCAACGAGGCGGTCTTCCAGGCGGAGGGGAGCGAGCTGGTGGTGGTCAAGGGGATTGAGTTCTACTCCATGTGCGAGCACCACCTCCTCCCCTTCTTCGGCCAAGTGCACATCGGCTACATCCCGGACGGGAAGATCCTGGGGCTTTCCAAGTTCGCCCGCATCGTGGACATGTTCGCCCGCCGCCTCCAGGTGCAGGAGCGCCTGGCGGTCCAGATCGCCGAGGCCATCCAGGAGGTCCTCTCCCCCCGGGGGGTGGGGGTGGTCATAGAGGGGGTCCACCTCTGCATGATGATGCGGGGGGTGGAGAAGCAGCACTCCCGGACCACCACGAGCGCCATGCTCGGCGTGTTCCGGGAGGACCAAAAGACCCGGGAGGAGTTCCTGAGCCTTATCCGCTGAAGCTCATTCGGGCGGCGTGGGGGCCTCGCAGACGGGCACCGCCATCTGGGGGGTGTAGGCCGAGGCCATCACTTGGATGGGGATCTCCGCGTCCCCCACCCCTTCTACGTGCACCTGGAGCGTCCCCGAGGTGGCGCCCTGGGGGACCTGGAAGAACAAGGTGGCCGGGTCGCTCTCCCGGGTCAGTTCCGCACTCGCCAAGAGGTCGGGCGGGAAGAGGACGTAGTTTTGACCCGAGTCCCAGTCCTCCTGGGTGCCGAAGGTGTTCCCCTTGAGGGCCATCCAGTCCCCCGCCCGGACCACACACCCCGCCACCACGTTGGGCTGGACCCCTTGTATGCGCAGGCTCCCGGTGGTCCGGATCCCCGAAGGGGAGGTGCAGGCCGCGAGGGCCAGGGCCAGGAGCAGTCCCAAACCAGTCTTCTTCATCTCTACCTCCTTATTTGCTCACTTGCGCGCACCGAACCCTCGGTGCTTGCGAAGGGCTTTTTCAAGCCCCCACCCCGGTTTGCGCCGGGGTGGGGGTGGGGCTTACTCCGAGCAGTGGCCCGGACCTATGCAGCCGTTGTTGTACTGGTCCAGGAGGTTCGCGTAGGACTTGGCCTGGGCCGCCTGATCCTTGGGGACGTTTCCGGGGCCGTAGGCGCTGAAGAAGGCCTCGGCCCAAGCCATCGCCCCGCTCACCGCGCTCCCGTCCGCCCCGTTCAGGATGTTCAGCTGGGCGGCGATGAACTGGTGGGCCAGGATGTAGTAGGCGTTCCCCTTAGGGCTTGTGCGCAAGACGTCAATGTAGGACTTTCCAGAAAGGTAGAAGGGCGTGTCCTCGCCGCTAGGGGCGATCTTGTCCCAGCCCACGTCCCGCTTGGCTGGCCCGTACTTGGAGTGGGTCTTCCAGTACCCCTGGGTCAGGGTGCAGCCCCCCGCGCAGGGCACCGTCACCGCCACCTGGGCCGAGGCGCTTCCCTGGGACCCGGTGGTGTTGGTGGTGAAGGTGGCGGTGTTTTCCACCTGGTACTGGCCGCAGGCATTGTATTCCTTCGTGTGCTACCTCATAGCTCCACCCCCGCCATCTTGAGCAGCAGCCGACTGCGGATCAGGTTGTGCACCAGGACGATGAGGTTCACCCGCGAGACCAGCCCCCAAAAGGACCGGGCCGACAGACGGTGAAGCCCCAGGGAACGGACCATCACGCTGAACCGCGTCTCTATCCAGTTCCGCACCCGACCCATCCAACCCCGCCATCCCGTCTCCACCACCCTTCCCCCACGCAACCGGTAAGGGGGCGTTTTGACCCCGGGGACCCAGCGAAACCCCCGGTCCCCAAGAACCGCAGGGAGACCCTCCAAAAGCTCTTCTCCCCAGGTCTCCCGAGCGTTGCCGGGCAGAAGACTCCAGCGAAAGAAAAGACCCCGGTCG
This region includes:
- a CDS encoding gamma carbonic anhydrase family protein → MLYALEDKTPQVHPSAFVAESAVVVGDVVIGEGASVWFQAVLRGDLERVVVGPGSNVQDGAVLHADPGFPCLLGPSVTVGHRAVVHGAVVEEGALVGIGAVVLNGARIGRNAVVGAGAVVPPGVVIPEGMLALGVPARPVRPTDPPTNAPRYQALAQRYRQGLRPWGRPVRLRLTLRGEDALNPFSDLHLRLKREAPEALLLLRRIASSQVGLLDPEDRLVRRLLREGLLAED
- the folE gene encoding GTP cyclohydrolase I FolE, which translates into the protein MERKMVKLEDTGLTFETEVDLERLKGLALGWLEAIGEDPAREGLRKTPERVAKAWAFLTRGYRQNLKEIVNEAVFQAEGSELVVVKGIEFYSMCEHHLLPFFGQVHIGYIPDGKILGLSKFARIVDMFARRLQVQERLAVQIAEAIQEVLSPRGVGVVIEGVHLCMMMRGVEKQHSRTTTSAMLGVFREDQKTREEFLSLIR